CGGGGCTGATGTCCCGTTCCTCGAAGGTACTGTGGTAAATCACCGTGCGCTCCTGTGCACTGAAAACCAGATGGATTTTCCCGTCGTCAGTCTGCACCGCGCTCGGATAGGCGAAGGCGTCATCCCCTTCGAACAGGTGCTTGCGGTAGGGGAAAGTCTTGCCGCCATCGGTGGAAATCGCAGCGGTGAGCGGGGTGCGCAGGCTGGTAGAGTCGTTGAAAATCAACAGCAGGTGCCCGTTGCGCAACCGAATAAGTTCCACCGCCGAGTTCGGGTTTTTAAAACCGGTGTCCCTGCCCTCGCTCCAGGTGCGCCCGCCGTCATGCGACTCCGCCCACACAACGCGCCTGTCAGGCATATCCTCATAGCTGCCTCCCGCCCGGCAGTAGCAAATCAGGTGCTTGTCCGTAATGGCGACCACCGCCGGTTGCAGGTTGCCCAGCCGCGAGCGGATGCGGTTCGTCTCCGTCCATGTGTGGTTTTTCGCGTCGTAGATGAAAAACAACGAACAGGTCTCGGGCGAGACCGATTCAGGGTCAGTACCTACCTCGTAGTAGGCGGGTAACAGAATATCGCCGTTGGGCAGAGCGAGCGGATGATTGCGTACCATCATACCCTGTGTGAAACTGACAATCATCGGGTCTGACCACGTTTTCGCGCCGTCGGTGGAAATCTTCGCCTGAATGATGGAGGTGCTCCACGTCGGTCCATAGCGCACCACGTAGAACAGCCACACTTTGCCGTCGGGCGCCTGCCAGATGACGGGGTTGCCTTCGGGGCGGTTGGGCGCATCGGCAATGGGCACAGGCGTCGTCCATTGTGGACTGCCCTTGGGCAGGCGCGCTCCATAGATGGCGGTATCGTCCGCATACTCATCGGAACCGGCGTAAAAGACCAGATAGAGGTCTCCATTCGCCAGCTGTGCGATGGACGGCGCATGCTTGTAACGACCTCCGGGATGCTCCGGACCGAACACCCGTTGCACCAGCACGTTGGCTTTCATCGTTTTCACCTCCTGAGCGTGCGCTGCCGTCAAGAGCAAGCTAGCGCCCCCTGCGACCGCCAGCGCGTTAAGCAACATCATCATTCTCCTTGTTCTCCTTTTCCGAGCCTTTATGGGCAGGGGAAAAACTCCCGTCCCTCCCCAACGGGGGAGGGACGGAGGTACCACTACTTCTCGGCAAATGCGGCGTCAAAGGCGATGCGGGATGGCTCGAAGTCCATGCGCTTCACGAAGGCACACGCCTCTCTCGCGCCATGCTCGCGGTCCATGCCGCTGTCTTCCCATTCCACCGACAGCGGTCCCTGATAGTTAATCTCGTTCAGCGCGCGGATGATGGCTTCGAAGTCGATGCATCCGCGCCCCAGCGAGCGGAAGTCCCAGTAGCGCTCGGGATGCCCGAAGTTCAGGTGTCCTCCGAACACCCCAGACAGGCGCGGCGTGGACGACCAGTAGACATCCTTCATATGCACGTGGAAGATGCGCTCGCGGAAAGTGCGGATGAACGCCACGTAGTCCACGCCCTGATAGCCCAGATGGCTGGGGTCGTAGTTGAAACCGAATCGCCTGTGTCCGCCAACCGCTGCAATCGCTCTCTGCGCGGTGAC
The Bacillota bacterium genome window above contains:
- a CDS encoding exo-alpha-sialidase → MMMLLNALAVAGGASLLLTAAHAQEVKTMKANVLVQRVFGPEHPGGRYKHAPSIAQLANGDLYLVFYAGSDEYADDTAIYGARLPKGSPQWTTPVPIADAPNRPEGNPVIWQAPDGKVWLFYVVRYGPTWSTSIIQAKISTDGAKTWSDPMIVSFTQGMMVRNHPLALPNGDILLPAYYEVGTDPESVSPETCSLFFIYDAKNHTWTETNRIRSRLGNLQPAVVAITDKHLICYCRAGGSYEDMPDRRVVWAESHDGGRTWSEGRDTGFKNPNSAVELIRLRNGHLLLIFNDSTSLRTPLTAAISTDGGKTFPYRKHLFEGDDAFAYPSAVQTDDGKIHLVFSAQERTVIYHSTFEERDISPELAQ